One part of the Anopheles merus strain MAF chromosome 3L, AmerM5.1, whole genome shotgun sequence genome encodes these proteins:
- the LOC121598903 gene encoding uncharacterized protein LOC121598903 has product MCNRTIIAELLLVVALATSAFGATGGCSWRASSSWFGGEICVLQKVYDDCQETADFTECLKQKAVTSISRAIDSDSIQLVDGVTLVKQKNVSADENSESTILGLSDARSMEGLGETDKALVQKIDKFLKTHTISFDLSEARGSGNKKNGSRYVIAALLTAMGIAGPIGLKTLGAIAFKALVISKVALTIASIMALKKIFKADHHEETSFQVHTGHDNRRATYFVRPVRANDPYRYYYEQPAH; this is encoded by the exons ATGTGCAACCGAACCATCATTGCGGAGCTCCTGCTTGTTGTCGCACTGGCGACATCCGCTTTTGGTGCTACGGGAGGTTGCTCGTGGCGAGCAAGCAGTAGCTGGTTTGGTGGAGAAATTTGTGTCCTGCAGAAGGTTTACGACGATTGCCAAGAGACAGCGGACTTTACCGAGTGCCTCAAGCAAAAAGCGGTGACCTCCATTTCCCGTGCCATCGATTCG GATTCCATCCAACTGGTGGATGGAGTAACTCTTGTCAAGCAGAAGAACGTGTCCGCTGACGAGAACTCTGAGAGCACCATCCTCGGATTGTCCGATGCTCGATCGATGGAAGGTCTCGGTGAAACGGATAAGGCACTTGTTCAGAAGATCGACAAGTTCCTCAAGACCCACACCATCAGCTTCGATTTGTCCGAAGCGCGAGGAAGTGGTAACAAGAAGAATGGCAGCCGCTACGTCATTGCTGCCCTCCTGACCGCCATGGGTATTGCTGGACCTATTGGTCTGAAGACCCTCGGAGCCATCGCATTCAAGGCCTTGGTTATCAGTAAAGTTGCCCTCACCATCGCTAGTATCATGGCACTGAAGAAGATCTTCAAGGCCGATCATCACGAGGAAACCAGCTTCCAGGTGCACACTGGTCACGACAACCGCCGAGCCACCTACTTTGTGCGTCCGGTTCGGGCAAACGATCCCTATCGGTACTACTATGAACAACCAGCACATTAA